Genomic DNA from Alicyclobacillus fastidiosus:
CTCGATTGAGCCCATAGTAATCAAACGCGACATCAACTAACGCTCTTGTCGCACTCGTCATGATTCCGTTTCCCTGAAAGCCCTGACCGATCCAGTATCCAATACTTGTCTTACGATTGGACCAATCGATGTTATGAAACCCAATACCGCCAACGAGCTGCCCTTTCCACCAAATGCCCGATTGGAATCCGTTATTGGAAGCAAATTGCTCTAAAGTCAACTGGATAAACATACGCGAGTCCTCCGCGGTCCGCGTGCCATCCACCCATGGCAGCCATTCCCGCAGATACGCTCTAGACGCATCAGTTAGTCGGAACAGCGCGTCGGCATCCCGAATCTCGAACAATTTTAACGAGGTATCAGAGTTTACCGTATGGACAAACATGTGTGGTCGCCCCTCCTCATACGCCGTACGGCGATTGCCCGATATCAAACCCCAACGAAACACCACGAATAACCTGCCAATTCTTCATAGTGAACGAGGGGCCGAATTGGATGTTCGGTACACCGCAACGGCCTACGCGCATCTCCAGCCATATTCCCCTGCTTTGGTCGTTCTGACCGCTCAGTCCAGGTCCGTGTTCGGAGGTTGGTAACCCAAGTGACGTGCCATCGACACGATTTGACCCTTATGATGAAACTCATGTGTCTCCGTGTGGGTCAAGAGCCACAGTGGTGTCGTACCCCACGGCTCCTCTTGCCATTTCACTTCATTCTTGACCGTTTCACCCCAACGATCGTCGAATTCATCCAAGAATCGATGGACGATGTCGTCTACCGAGGCAAATCGCTCGCGCACCCAGTTTACATTCGCCTGGTCAATCTCTTCGTCTGTAGCGAATGTAAAATCACTGCGCTTCTGGTTACATGCAAATGAACCTAGCCAGTACCGATAGCAATCAGCCACGTGAATGTGAGTCCGGATGATGCTGCCGCTGCCGAAGTCGGGTATCTTGGTGTGCAATTTGAGCAGCGGAATCTCTTCCAAAAACGCAAACAAAATCTCCCTCGTCGACCGGATCATTCCGTATTGCTGCTTCAAGACATTCAGCATTCAGTACCCAACCTCTCTGTATCCAGTCTCATCGAGTACAGCCACAGGATCACCGTGGCTTCCGGCTGTGGAGTGACATATAACCCCATCTTATCCTAGAATCCGTTCTTCATGATACCTGTTTTTTACACAGGTTATATAGGCGTATGACAAACATCATCTCAAGGCTGGTGAGCGTGATCGTGCTGCAGCATTCGGGTGTGAACTGTTTACGATGGATCCGTCTTCACTCCATCGACGAGTCGGCATCATTGCTTTCCACGGCTCTGCCACATAGGTAACGCAATCCGCATGGTCGTGCCTGACGCAGCACTCTCGATGACGTCCAACGTACCCCCACACGCGAGAGCAATATATTTGCTCCATGCCAGACCGATCCCAAAGCTGCCTTTTGACGATTTGAATGGAACAAACAAATGATCCCATTCTTCTTTAGGGATACCGTGCCCGGTGTCGATCACATCGACCACAAACATACCATTGTCGTGACTCATCCGAATCGCAACCTTGCGAGGACCGACATCGGAAAGTGCATCGATGCCATTCTTCAGCAGATTGACAAGGATCTGTGTAACTTTGTCTCCATCGACTCGAACGGTGGTGTCGCGCTCGGTGCAATCCTCTACAACAATCTCAACGTCCTTGTCATGCGTAAGCGTCTTGATCAACGACACCGCGTTCCCTACCAGTTCACGTCCATCCAGATAGTCGATACTGAGTTTGCCGTTCGTGATAAAGTCCGAGAAGTCATCGACGATAGTGTTTACATGTTTACTTGCAGTGCGCATATGGCCGACCATTTCCTCCCCTTTCGGCTGCAGGGGCTGTACACGCGGAAACACACGGAGAAGATTGTGAATCACAGATATGGGACTTCTTAACTCATGAATGAGCCCTGATGCAACCATCCCGAGGAAAGACATACCAAAGCTTCGTTCTCGCGACACCTGCTGCAGCATCTGTTCGGAATACTGCCGAAGGCTTTGCGACATCGTGTTCACGGTTCTGGCCAAATCGCCAATCTCGTCATTTCGCTCAATAATATTTTCGTAAAATTGATGATCTGCGAGCTGTTCAACCTGGCGTGTGATGCGAACCAACGGTCGAACAATGTAGGCGCTGACGAGAACGCTAATCACGCCTGTCAACAGCAACATGATTAGCGATATCAAGATGCCATTGCGGATCTGGACGTTCAAAACCGATTGAATCACACCGTAATCCGTTACAAACTCGACGACGTATTCGCTATCTTTCGCAAATGTACCACTGCCGGCGACGTGAATCGGAATAAACGTCTTGATCACTTTCTGATGGTTCACGGTCTCGATAAAATGGGTCGATTTGCCCTTGTGATATACATCCTCGATCGCGTTCAAATCGCGGGAATTATCGACATACTTGTAGGTTCCAAAGGCGATTGGATGGTTATGAACACTCGCCCAGTCGTTGTTTTCCGCGTACGTAAGCCGCTTTGCACCCAAAAAATTAGACGCCTTTTGCTTAAAGGTTTGCGGATTAAACCCAACGACGTTTAGAATCGAGTGATTCTGAGCCATGATATTCTTTGTGATAGCTGAAGGACCAGTGAGATTCGAGAACGATTGGATATAGTCGCTTGTGACGTAGGGATCAATGATGTAATTTGTGGTCCCATCGTAGTAATATCCCCATTTGTCATACACTTTCGGATTATACTGTTCGTCTGACCAGGGTCCTGCCCAGTAGTTCGAGGAGCCAACGCCGAAATCGATGGTGACCTTGTGGTATTTCCAGAGTTGTTGGAAAGCGGTGTACCAGCTTCCCCACGACTTCGTACTCATGCCGATTTCATGGGGATCGGACGACTTCACCCCAACGATATCGGTCCCGGCTTGATTCGGTTGAAGCAACGTGATATCAGCGATTCCTAGTTTTTTCGATAAATTCTTCAGCTGCTGATTGGTCACTTGTTGCGCATCATGTGGAAGCTGTTGTTCGATAGCAATACTAGCTATCTTTAACTCGTTCCCAAGCAATTGGTCCACATAGGCTTCGCTGTCTTGCGAGGCTTGAATCTGCTGATTGACTAACTTTGCGTAGGACTCAGTGTCTGCCAGCTCTTTGTCGATCAACGTATGACGAGAGGCATAATCATATAGGACGGTTGTAATACCCACTACGAGGAACACGCACGACATAAAGATGGCCAATACCTTAGCACGCAACGTAAAACGGAGATTTTTCATCATGACTATTTTCTTCCTCTTCACTTATATGCGAGGAATCTTATACACCGACACGAACGATGTCGAAAAGCAACGAAACCCCAATGCTAGATATTGCCCCATCCAGCTACTCCCTGTCAAATTCTATCAGATACTTTACATTCACTTAGAAGTAGGTAACCGCAACCTGGTAAAGTGCTCTATCGGCAGCACTGTGGCGCCTTGCATCACACACTCGACCGAGGTTCGCACATAGTCCATCGATCTCCCTTTGTGCACAATACCGCTGATCCCGATTTCCAGTAAGTCATTCAGGTAGTGATCGATATTCTCCTCACCGGTGTATACGATCACATGCGTGTGCGGACTCTCATCTTTGATTTTCCGAGCTAGCTGCACCCCGTGGATATCCGGTAGCCACAAATCCATGATGGCAATGGTCGGCTGTTCGATGCGCACCCACGCTAGAGCCTCTTGTCCAGAACTCACGTGATGGATAGATCCGACGCTCTCTAGATCCTCAAACATCAGTTTCAAGACAAAAGCCATCGGTTCGTGGTCATCGATCAAGAGCAACGTCGCCAATTTGGATTCATGCAAAAGTATCAACCTTTCTAGCTGTTCGTGTACCGATGCCGGGCGATGACGCGATCAATCCCCATCAAAATCAAAGCCACGGATCTACGGCATCCGTGGCTTTGAATCACCGAGCTCGAAATCCGAACGATGAGTAAAATCCCCGATCACTCCGCGTTTTGCCCTACGCCAGAAGCCACTTTCAGTCGCAGCGCATTCAAGCGAATAAAGCCATGGGCATCCGACTGATTGTAAGCTTGTGTAGGATCCGCCTCCATCGTGGCGATATTCGGGTTATACAAGCTAACCGGACTCTTTACGCCAGCAGCCACGACATTTCCTTTATATAACTTCACGCGAACGATACCCGTTACATGTTTTTGACTCTCCGTCACCAGCGCCTGCAGAGCCAAGCGCTCAGGTGCAAACCAGAAACCATTATAGACGATGGAACTGTATCGTGGAATCAAAGAATCCCGGAGCAACATCACTTCCCGATCCATCGTCAGAGATTCCATCCGCCGATGAGCCGCAAACAGTATGGTCCCACCAGGCGTTTCGTAGACACCGCGACTCTTCATGCCGACAAAGCGATTTTCCACCATATCGACACGTCCGATCCCGTGTTTCCCACCCAGTTCATTCAACTTCTCCATGACGTCCAAAGGTCGCATGCGTTCACCGTTCAATCCGACGCATTGGCCCTGTTCAAACTCCAACTCCAGATATTCCGGTTGATCCGGCGCATCCTCCGGCGCTACAGTCAACACGAACATGTCTTTATTCTCAGCGTTGGCAGCATCAAACCACGGATCCTCGAGAATTCCGCTCTCAAAACTGATATGTAGCAAATTACGGTCCGTGGAATACGGTTTTTGAGCGGTTGCCTGTACCTGAATCCCATGTTGTTCAGCATACGCGATCATCTCTGCCCGCCCAGGAAACTCCGCACGAAACTCCTCCAGTCGCCACGGCGCAATCACTTCGAGCTCAGGTGCCAAGGCAGCGACCCCGAGCTCAAACCGAACCTGGTCGTTCCCCTTTCCGGTCGCACCGTGCGCGATGGCCGTCGCACCTTCCGCCCGCGCGATCTCGACCATACGTTTGGCAATGAGTGGACGAGCGATACTGGTACCCAAG
This window encodes:
- a CDS encoding response regulator transcription factor, yielding MHESKLATLLLIDDHEPMAFVLKLMFEDLESVGSIHHVSSGQEALAWVRIEQPTIAIMDLWLPDIHGVQLARKIKDESPHTHVIVYTGEENIDHYLNDLLEIGISGIVHKGRSMDYVRTSVECVMQGATVLPIEHFTRLRLPTSK
- a CDS encoding DinB family protein: MLNVLKQQYGMIRSTREILFAFLEEIPLLKLHTKIPDFGSGSIIRTHIHVADCYRYWLGSFACNQKRSDFTFATDEEIDQANVNWVRERFASVDDIVHRFLDEFDDRWGETVKNEVKWQEEPWGTTPLWLLTHTETHEFHHKGQIVSMARHLGYQPPNTDLD
- a CDS encoding argininosuccinate synthase; translation: MAKQKIVLAYSGGLDTSVILAWLKEHYDAEIIAFTADIGQKDELEGLEEKALRTGASKVYIDDLREEFARDFIFPMFQAGALYEGQYLLGTSIARPLIAKRMVEIARAEGATAIAHGATGKGNDQVRFELGVAALAPELEVIAPWRLEEFRAEFPGRAEMIAYAEQHGIQVQATAQKPYSTDRNLLHISFESGILEDPWFDAANAENKDMFVLTVAPEDAPDQPEYLELEFEQGQCVGLNGERMRPLDVMEKLNELGGKHGIGRVDMVENRFVGMKSRGVYETPGGTILFAAHRRMESLTMDREVMLLRDSLIPRYSSIVYNGFWFAPERLALQALVTESQKHVTGIVRVKLYKGNVVAAGVKSPVSLYNPNIATMEADPTQAYNQSDAHGFIRLNALRLKVASGVGQNAE
- a CDS encoding HAMP domain-containing sensor histidine kinase codes for the protein MMKNLRFTLRAKVLAIFMSCVFLVVGITTVLYDYASRHTLIDKELADTESYAKLVNQQIQASQDSEAYVDQLLGNELKIASIAIEQQLPHDAQQVTNQQLKNLSKKLGIADITLLQPNQAGTDIVGVKSSDPHEIGMSTKSWGSWYTAFQQLWKYHKVTIDFGVGSSNYWAGPWSDEQYNPKVYDKWGYYYDGTTNYIIDPYVTSDYIQSFSNLTGPSAITKNIMAQNHSILNVVGFNPQTFKQKASNFLGAKRLTYAENNDWASVHNHPIAFGTYKYVDNSRDLNAIEDVYHKGKSTHFIETVNHQKVIKTFIPIHVAGSGTFAKDSEYVVEFVTDYGVIQSVLNVQIRNGILISLIMLLLTGVISVLVSAYIVRPLVRITRQVEQLADHQFYENIIERNDEIGDLARTVNTMSQSLRQYSEQMLQQVSRERSFGMSFLGMVASGLIHELRSPISVIHNLLRVFPRVQPLQPKGEEMVGHMRTASKHVNTIVDDFSDFITNGKLSIDYLDGRELVGNAVSLIKTLTHDKDVEIVVEDCTERDTTVRVDGDKVTQILVNLLKNGIDALSDVGPRKVAIRMSHDNGMFVVDVIDTGHGIPKEEWDHLFVPFKSSKGSFGIGLAWSKYIALACGGTLDVIESAASGTTMRIALPMWQSRGKQ
- a CDS encoding GNAT family protein: MFVHTVNSDTSLKLFEIRDADALFRLTDASRAYLREWLPWVDGTRTAEDSRMFIQLTLEQFASNNGFQSGIWWKGQLVGGIGFHNIDWSNRKTSIGYWIGQGFQGNGIMTSATRALVDVAFDYYGLNRVEIRAAKENHRSRAIPERLGFLNEGCVRQAEWLYDHFVDHVIYGMVSAEWTT